GCATCACCTCGCCGCCCTGGCCCGACAACCACCGGGTCAACTCCGGCGAGCGCTGCCCATAGGGCGGCCGGAAGAGGACCTTGCGGGTGCCCGCCAGACCCAGGGTGGAAATGCGCTCGCGCGAGCCCTCCACCGACTCCTTCCACGTGGCCAGCTTCTGGTGCGACACGTGCCGCTGCCCGTGGGAGCCGACGCACTGCCCCTGGTACAGCGCCTGGAGTGACGCCGCGCTCGTCCTGCCCAGGCGCGTCTCGAGCGCGTCGCCGAGCACGAAGAAGACGCCCCTGGCCTCCCGCGCGTTGAGCAGCGCCACCAGGCGGTCCGTGCCCTTGCCCGCGGGCGTGGGGCCATCGTCGAAGGTCAGCAGGAACTGCCGGTCCGGCCAGTCCGAGCCGGTGACTTCTCCGGACCCGAGCGGGAGGATCTCACTGGTCGGGGAGGGGAACAGGGCCGCCAGCCGCAGCTGCTCTTTCACATAGAGGGTGTAGAAGCGCGAGTCCATCGCCAGCCAGGCTCGATACTCGGGGCCGAGGCCCGCCACGAACGCGCCGCCCAGCCGCACGACGTTCTCCGCGGTGGGCTCCTCCACGCCACAGCCCGGCTCGGAGGGAGTGCCACAGGCCGCCCGGGCCGCGCGCAGGTTGCGCGCCACGGTGTCCTTCACGCCCTCGAGCCAGCGACGCACCGACTCGTCATGCACCTGCTTGACGCCGAGCAGCGCCGGAAACCCTTCCGCGCGGGCCTCCAGCTCACCGAGCACCTGGGCGAACACGAGGTTCTCCGCGCGCGAGGCGAGATCGAAGTCCTGGGAGGAGCGCAGCGGCCGGGGCCAGAGGGAGCGATCCGCGACCGCGACCTCCTTGGGACCCGCGGCCCGGGAGGAGGCACCGGACAGCAGCACGAGGAGAGGGAGGGCGAGGGACAGGGAGCGGAAGTTCATGGGTGGGGAGTCCGGGGTCAGTTCTGGCCGAGCTTCTGCTTCATCTTCTCGATGCCACCGCGGTAGGCGGGATGATCCTTGTGGCCGAGCGCGGACTGGTAGCTGTCGAGCGCCTCGGCCCACAGGCCATCGTTCTCGTAGACGCGGGCGATGTTGAAATAGGAGCTGGCCTTCACCGTGTCGGTGTTGGGCCCGGAGGCCAGGGCAATGGCCTTGCGGTTGGCCCACAGGGCCTCGGCGTTACGGTTGAGCTTCTGGTACGCGAGCCCGAGGTTGCTGTACGCCTGCCCGTGCTCGGGGTTGTTGGCGATGGCCTCCAGGTAGAGCGACACCGCCTCGTCCAGCTTCTTCGCGTGGTAGGCGGCCTCGCCCTTCTTGTTGAGCGTGTCGGCGAGCGAGAGCTGCGCGCTCGTCACGGTCGGCGCGGACTTGAGCTCCTCTCCGCGCAGGCGCCGGAGGAAGTCGCCCACCTTCTCACCGGTCTTGGGAGGAGGGCATGAGGCGTGGTCCCCGGTCCGCATCCTCGTGTCCGGGGAGCCTCACGGGCCCACGGCCTCAGCGGAAGTAGCTCTGGGAGATGTCCACCGAGTAGCCCAATTCCAGCGTGGGCGCCGAGGCCGCCACGAGGTACTGGCGGAAGTGGAGCACCTTGCCGGGCAGGGACGTCGACGTGTCCGGAGCGTCCTCGGCCTTCGCCTCGTCGGGCTCCATGCTGCCGCCCTCGCGCCGGTAGTTGAAGACGGCGGGGAAGTGCGCCCGCGCCTGGAGCGTCGCCACCGGCCAGGACACCCGGGGCAGCGCCAGCTTCAACCGGCCGGACAGGTGGAAGACGCCCAGATCCCGCGTCAGCACCACCTCCATCGTGGCCTCCGTCTCGCCCACCCGTGTCGGAGCCACCTTCACGAGCAACCGGCCCTCCTTCTCCTCGGGCACGAGCGGCGCGGAGTCGAGCAACACCCGCTCGAGGTGGTGGCCCTCGGGCAGCGTCAGCTCCAGGGGTTGCTCACGATCCAGCCGCAGTGCGTAGCGCACCCGCAGACTGGCCTTGCCCTCGAGCGTGGACACCCAGGTGGCGTGGGCCTCGGGGATGCTCGGCTCCAGTGGAGGACGGATCACCTGGCGCGCCACCTTCGGCGCCACGGTGGTGCGCCAGCCCACCCGCAGCACGCCCTGGCGGGGATACACCTCCACCTCCTCGCTCGAGGCGAGCGCCGGCTCCGTCAGGGTGAAGGCCGTGGCATCCGCCTCCAACCGCAGCGGCACTGGCGTGACGTGGGGGCCGAAGCGCAGTTGAGCCTGACGCTCCGGGCCCGCCGCCGTGGGCCGCAGGGTGAAGCTCACGTCGAAGACATGGCGGCCGGACCGCCGCGTCACCAACGTCAGGTGCTCGTCCAGGGCCGCCACGGTGGCGCCCTCCAGAGAGGGCAGCGCGGTCAGGTACGTGTCCGCGTCGAGCCGCAGCAGCTTCACCTGCGTCCAGCTTTCATCGGCGAGTACCTCCACCTCGAAGTGCGCCTCTACCAGCATGGCCTCCGCGGTGAGACGTCCCTTGAGCTGACTCTTCACCACCAGGGCGCGCGCGGGAGGCTCGGGGGGCGCGGCTTCGTGCTCCTTCTGCCCGTAGAGCTTGATCAACTCCGGAAGGGGCACCGTCGCCGAGCCCGAGGGCGGAGCATCCGTCGTGGTCAACAACAACCCGAGTACGAGAGCAGGCATCCACATGGGTCACATCACTTCCTGGGGAGAGGAGGGGGCGCGCGGCGGCTCGCCGCCCGGGGGGAGATCCGACAGCAGGGCGCGCACTTCGGCGCGGGTGGACAGGGCCATGAGTCCGAGCAGCGCGGCGAGGATCTCCAGGGTGTAGACGAGGCCGGTGTAGCCCTGGAGGATGACGGCGGTGGTGGGCACCACGAGGGTGGCGGCCCAGACGGCGGCCAGCCGGGAGGTGCGCTCGTGGGGGTAGAGGCGCCGGGCGTAGAGCACCACGGCGGCGCCCATTCCTCCGGTGGCCAGCACGTAGGCCACGTAGAAGTTCATGAAGGCGGCGAGGTAGGCGAGCAGCACGAAGTAGAAGCCATACACGGCGGCGAGGAGGTAGGCCTCGTAGATGGCGAGGGGCCGCCGGTGGTGGAGGCTGAAGGCGGCCAGCAGCGCCATCAGCCCGAGGAAGGGCACCCAGGCACGGCGGGCCATGGTGGAGATGAGCTCGTCATAGGCCTCCACCGAGGGGAGGATGACGCCCAGGCTCACCCCGGACTCGAGCGACTGGAAGGCCCACTCGAGCGCCACCGTGCCGCGGCCGGCCTCCACCTTGCTGGCGGCGAGGACCTGGGGCGGATAGTCGTAGTTCTCGCCTCCCGTCACGTTCAGTTGCAGGCGCACGTCGTGGGCGGGCAGGGAGGGATCCAGCTTGTACTGGAAGGAGTCGAGGCCCCGGGCGTGGTAGCGGATGGAGAAGCGGCGT
Above is a window of Cystobacter fuscus DNA encoding:
- a CDS encoding polysaccharide deacetylase family protein, with product MNFRSLSLALPLLVLLSGASSRAAGPKEVAVADRSLWPRPLRSSQDFDLASRAENLVFAQVLGELEARAEGFPALLGVKQVHDESVRRWLEGVKDTVARNLRAARAACGTPSEPGCGVEEPTAENVVRLGGAFVAGLGPEYRAWLAMDSRFYTLYVKEQLRLAALFPSPTSEILPLGSGEVTGSDWPDRQFLLTFDDGPTPAGKGTDRLVALLNAREARGVFFVLGDALETRLGRTSAASLQALYQGQCVGSHGQRHVSHQKLATWKESVEGSRERISTLGLAGTRKVLFRPPYGQRSPELTRWLSGQGGEVMLWNIDSQDWNATVAPGPTTDRVVTLMLLWRRGIVLFHDVHDKVHEAVPRLLDFARDTGLTWKDCAAL
- a CDS encoding tetratricopeptide repeat protein, producing the protein MGDFLRRLRGEELKSAPTVTSAQLSLADTLNKKGEAAYHAKKLDEAVSLYLEAIANNPEHGQAYSNLGLAYQKLNRNAEALWANRKAIALASGPNTDTVKASSYFNIARVYENDGLWAEALDSYQSALGHKDHPAYRGGIEKMKQKLGQN